A window of Sedimentibacter sp. MB31-C6 genomic DNA:
TTCGATTCTTTGAATTGAGTACGGTTTACTTTTATTATTTTCCTTAGCTCCGGTCTATCTATACCTTCCGGCAATAGAATTTTAGCTTCCTCAAGAATCTGAGTTAGTGCCAGCTTCAAATCAGCAATCGCACCAATTGCCACCGGATAGTTTCTGCCTATTTCCGCTGGATCAATATCTATCTGAAGAAATTCCGTCTTGTTCATATCAAAGGTAACTCCTGTATACCAGCTTGAACTGTCTGCTTCTGCAAAGCGAGTGCCTAACCCCAATAATACATCAGCATTCGCTGTAAATCTGTGGGTAAACTCAATACCCCAAAATCCAGTTTGCCCAAGCATCAACGGATGTGTATCTGATATACATCCTTGCCCCATCAGTGTTCTTGATACCGGAATATCCAAAAATTCAATAAGTTTCTGAAGCTCCATTGATGCTTCTGCAAGCAATATTCCACCGCCAGCATGAATAACCGGATTCTTGGCTTCAATAAGCTTTTTTGCTATAGCTTTTGCAGCTGAAGGTGCCAATGCAGGCTTAATTGTTTCAAAGCTATCTTTAAATGTACGAGCAAACAATTCTTCTTCTATTTCTGTTGAAAATACGTCCATAGGAATGGATATAAGTACCGGTCCAGGTCTCCCACTTTCAGCCAACCTAAAAGCCTTGTCTAAGATTTCAGGAAGTGCTTCAGCATCATCAATTCTCCAAACTCTTTTTACAATAGGTTTAAGTATTTCATATTGGGAAGCATCCGAATGCAAATTAACCTCCTGATGAGGATGTTTGCCATAATAATACCTTGGAACGTCACCTGCTATAACCACCATGGGGATAGAATCAAAAGATGCATTCGCAACTCCAGTAACAGCATTTGCCAAACCAGGCCCCAAGTGACAAAGTACCACTCCTGCTTTTTTCTTAATTCTTGCATAACCGTCGGCAGCCATTGCTGCAAGCTGCTCATTCCTGAAAGATATATACTTTATCTTTCTACTTCTTGACAAAGCATCCAGAAATCCAATCAAAGTATGCCCGCACAATCCAAAAACATATTCTGTATTCCGCCTTTCCAAATATTCAACCATTTGCTCAGAAATAAATCTTTTCATTGTCTTGCCCTCCTTTAGACTTATCCTTCTCTATAAGGTTCATAGAATTCTCCGAACAATTCATCATCACTTGGTTTATCCTCGGGAATTTCCCTAGATACCCAAGTTACATTCATATAATGTTGCAGATGTACATTTTCTGAAGTTGCATTACCTCCCCAAGTTCCGCATCCTATGCTTGAAGTCATAGGCATGCCATTTGTGAAGGATCCGGCATTTGATTTTGATTGGGGCTGTCTAACCATTATTCTGCCAACTTGGGCTTCAAGGGCAAGTCTGTGAATATGATTTTCATCGTATGAGTATATTCCGACGCTATGTCCCTTACCTCCCACTTCATGAATAGCTTTAACTATATCTATTGCATTTTGAAATTCTCCTTCATATTTATGAACTGCCAAAAGTGTTGTCAACTTTTCACGGCACCATGTGTCTTCGTAATTTGATGTATACTTCCCAGTTCCTATTGCTATAAGAAACTTCCTATCCTCCGGAATTTCAATTCCTGCAAGCTTTGCCATTGTCTGCGGCGATTGTGCCACAGAATCTGCCAATCTGTGGCATTCCTCATCCCACATTATTTTTTTTACTTTCTCCTGCTCGTTCTCATTCAGCAAATATCCTCCTACCTCTACCAAAGCTTTTATTCCTTCATCGTAAATGCTATGGTGAATAATTACATTGCCGTCCGCTGAGCATCCCGATCCAAAGTCCGAAGTCTTTGAAAGCATCGTATTGTACGAAGCCTGTATCAATTCGTCTTTGGCTGTCTCATCCCAAATCATTGTTGCATTACCTGCTCCAACACCATATGCAGGTGTCCCTGAATGATATGCCCTTCTTACAACACCTTGCCCGCCTGTTGCTATTACCAAATCACATTTAGTGTTTAATGCTTCTGACATAGACTTGTTTATTTTAGCCTTTCCCTGTCCCAATATCTGAATCAAATCCTCCGGAGCTCCTACTTGTCTCAATCCTTCTCTCATCAATTCTATTGTCTTGCCACCGGTTTTAATTGCTCTAGGATGCGGAGAAAATATTATTGCATTTCTAGCCTTAAGCGCATATATAGCATTCCCCGCAGGTGTCAGGTCTGGGTTTGTCGCAGGTACTACACAAGCTATAACTCCTACCGGCTTTGCATATTTTACAATTCCCTTTGAGTGAATTTCCTCAATAATACCAACGCTTTTCTGTCGCAGAGCGTCTCGCAATACACCTCTTATCTTATATTTCTTATTTTCACGGCTTACGGGATCTCCCATTTTGCTTTCCTCAATGCTCATGGCAACCAACTCCTTAAAGGTTTGCGTATTAGCTACCTTCCATGCTATTGCCTTTATAGCTCTATCAATGTCTTCCTGTTTCCACTTTTCAAAAATTCTTTGGGCTGCGTCAGCTTTAGCAAATTTCTCCTCAATTTCGTTAATCTGATCTTGGTTAAGCTTTGCGTAAACCTCTTCCGTCGAACTCATTCTACTCATTTTTTCCTCCTTTAAATCTTATGATTACGAATTAGCTGAATGCTTCATAAGTTCAGATATTTGTGATATATTGTTATTGAAAACGATTGCCTTTACTTTATTAAATCCTTTGAACGACCTGCTTTCAAAAGGTAAGAGTCAGCCTCATGTCCAAGCAGGTCCTGCATAAACATTGCTATATCTAAAAGCTTAATCACATCAATTCCTGTCTTTATTCCCATCTCTTCCATCATATGAACAACATCTTCAGAAGAAACATTGCCAGCTGCTCCTGGGACAAATGGGCATCCGCCAAAGCCACCTATGGATGAGTCAAAATTTGTTATTCCTGCTTCCATAGCAGCTACGATATTTGCTATAGCCATCCCTCTAGTATTATGGAAATGCAGCCACCACTTTACAACCGGATATTTCATCTTCATTGAACTGCACATATCATAAACTTGGTTTGGAGTAGCCATTCCTGAAGCGTCAGACAATGAAATTTCTTTTATTCCTACATTTAAATACGATTCAACTATACTTTCCACATCTTCAATCGGAATTACTCCCTCCCACGGAGATCCAAAGGGCATAGATATTGACCCAGAAACTTCTAATCTATTTTTTAAAGCCAAGCTAACGTTTTCATCGAAACCAGCAACAGTTTGCTCTGGTGTTTTGTTTATATTAGCAATGTTATGTCCTTTACTGGCGGAAACATTGAGCTTAATTTTGCGGCAACCGCAGTCGATAGCCCTTTGTACGCCTTTTTTATTAGCCACAAGCGCTCGAAACTCCACATCCGTTACATTGTTAAGTTGCCTATAAAGCTCATCTGTGTCTGCCATCTGCGGAACTGCTTTTGGGCTCATAAAAGAACCTAATTCTATTACTTTGAAGCCTGCCTCAACTAAGCCGGTAACCAGCTTTAGTTTCTCTAATGTATCCAATATCTTGGGCTCACTTTGCAAACCATCTCTCAAGCCAACCTCACATAAACTTACTTTCAAAGGAAGTTTCAACTTTATTTCACCCCTTTCAAGAATATACAATAATTTATATTTTTACAAAATTTTATCTTAATAATCTTTGTAAGTCAAATACCAGTTTTATATAATAACCATAGAGTACTTCTATGATTGAATTATAGAATTTTTAGATACATTATATATATAATGTATCTAAAAATTCTAAAACCACTGAAACTAATCGATTTAGACTCCTGAACCTTTTTTATTTATTTCGGTTCTTTGCAATTAAAATTAGGATATCAATTGTCTGAGAGTAAGTAAAAATATAGGTTTAGACAGATATTTTGTCGAATTTTATCAAAAATAACAAACCTCCCTGATAATAATTAAATAAGGAATATACAATTAATCAAATAAAATACTACCGATTAATTCGTTACTTAAAGCTTATTGTTAAAAACAATACAATAGAGACAATTTATTATTAATGTGGTATAATTACTTAACATATCAAGGTATATTATTGCATGGTTAACCTGTTCTGCATATTAACAACTAAAAGCACTCATTACAGAGTATAATAAGGAGGTTAAAATGACACTACAGCAATTGCATTACTTCCGCGTTTTAGCAAAAATACAACATTATACTAAGGCTTCGGAAATACTACTAATTTCTCAACCAAGCTTAAGTTATGCAATATCCCAGTTAGAAAAGGAATTAAATGTACCATTGTTCGAAAAACACGGAAAAAAGATAAAATTAAGTCATCAAGGAGAACGATTTCTTAATTATGTTGAGAAATCACTAGATATATTGGATGAAGGAACAAAGATGCTTAAAACACTTACAGATCCTTCGACAGGAACGGTTACCCTTGGCTATATCTATAGCGTCAGCTCAAAATTCATTCCAGAAATGATTAATAAATTTTATAAAAATGATGCTAATAAATTAGTTAAATTTTCTTTGGTACAAAACGTAAGCGAATACCTTTTGCGAGATTTAAAAACTAATAAAATCGACTTAATATTTTGTCCAAAACTTGATAAAAGCTTAAAGTCTGTGCCTATTAGCAAACAACAACTTTATCTGATCGTATCTAAAAGTCATCCATTCGCCTTAAGAAAAGATGTTGAAATTTCAGAATTAATCGGCGAACCTTTTATACACCTAAATAGAAATAGTTCTTTAAGAGATACAATTGATGATATGTTTGAACAATTGCATATAAAACCTAATATCGTTTTAGAGGCAGAGGAATGTAATGCTGTTATTTCCTTTGTATCTCTTAACCTTGGCATTGCCATAGTCCCTGAAATACCTTCTATGAGCAACCAAATTGTTACGGTAAAAATAAGAGACTGTGTGTTAGAAAGAAAAATTTACATGCATTGGACAAATGAAAAATATATGTCACCGACTGTAATTAAAACTAGAGATTTTATTATTAACAATTACACTCTTTCCAAATGAGCCTATTAATGTAATCGAGTTCTTATTTTACTTGGCCGAAAAAAAATCTACCATACAACTAGTATAGTAGAAACTCTATTATTTAATTTATAAACTAAATTTATCAATTAAAACTTAGATACAACTTATTGCATATATCCTCAATAAAGTGTCGTTTTGCAATTTTGTCGATCCATTCTTTAGGAATATCTTCATATCCGTAATATATTCCTGCTAATCCACCAGCTACAGCAGCAACAGTATCTGTATCATCTCCTAAATTAACAGATTTGAGAATGCAATCTTTATAACTATCAGTGTTTAAAAAGCACCATAAAGCAGCCTCTAAAGTATCGACCACATATCCACTACTTCTTATTTGCTCTTCTGGAAGTTCATTGAAATTTTTGGAATAAAGTCGTTGAAAATGATGTAATTCAGCTTCAAATTTGTCATACTTTTTATAGTAATTAATAGTGTTGTAAATTCCATTTTTAACAGCTTCATATTTGCTCTTTTTTTCGATTAATCCCATAGCAATTGAACAGTATATACCACAGGATATCAAACTTCTTTTATGAGCATGAGTTAGTTTAGAAATATTATGGATAATATATATTCCTCTATCATCCTTAGTAATGTTTGTTATATTTTTTGATTTCAAGTAAAATACTATAGGAAGTATTCTCATTAGTGATCCATTACCGTAGTCATGTTCCCCTACTCCGCCACAATTTAAAGGTTCTATTTTACTTTCATATTTTAAAAGAGCGCTTCTTGTTGAACCTCCAACATCAAAAACTTCTCCATAGGGAGTATATTCACCATTTGTAATCCATTTATTGAAATTATTCATAATGTCATCATAATTTAACCCTTTTGAGAGACTATCAGCTAAACAAATTGTCATACTAGTATCATCAGACCAAGTGCCGGCTGGTTGATTATATGTTCCATATGAACGCATATTAACTACAGGATTTTTCTTAAGTGTTTCCCTATATTCAAATTCTACTGGCACTCCTAGAGCATCTGCTACGCACAATCCCATTATTCCATCTATTATATAATTAGACATATCAATCACTTCTTTCTATTTTCATTATTTTATTTCAATTGTTTCTCCATCGTTTAAAATATGTACTGGATAATTTAAATCAGTATCTAATAACTTTTTCGAATTTTCACTAT
This region includes:
- a CDS encoding ADP-ribosylglycohydrolase family protein, coding for MSNYIIDGIMGLCVADALGVPVEFEYRETLKKNPVVNMRSYGTYNQPAGTWSDDTSMTICLADSLSKGLNYDDIMNNFNKWITNGEYTPYGEVFDVGGSTRSALLKYESKIEPLNCGGVGEHDYGNGSLMRILPIVFYLKSKNITNITKDDRGIYIIHNISKLTHAHKRSLISCGIYCSIAMGLIEKKSKYEAVKNGIYNTINYYKKYDKFEAELHHFQRLYSKNFNELPEEQIRSSGYVVDTLEAALWCFLNTDSYKDCILKSVNLGDDTDTVAAVAGGLAGIYYGYEDIPKEWIDKIAKRHFIEDICNKLYLSFN
- a CDS encoding thiamine pyrophosphate-binding protein, yielding MKRFISEQMVEYLERRNTEYVFGLCGHTLIGFLDALSRSRKIKYISFRNEQLAAMAADGYARIKKKAGVVLCHLGPGLANAVTGVANASFDSIPMVVIAGDVPRYYYGKHPHQEVNLHSDASQYEILKPIVKRVWRIDDAEALPEILDKAFRLAESGRPGPVLISIPMDVFSTEIEEELFARTFKDSFETIKPALAPSAAKAIAKKLIEAKNPVIHAGGGILLAEASMELQKLIEFLDIPVSRTLMGQGCISDTHPLMLGQTGFWGIEFTHRFTANADVLLGLGTRFAEADSSSWYTGVTFDMNKTEFLQIDIDPAEIGRNYPVAIGAIADLKLALTQILEEAKILLPEGIDRPELRKIIKVNRTQFKESNIEISEDGRFPMTPQRILKDVKAVIPEDAIIFTDVGWNKNGVAQQFDITIPGTIHHSSGLATMGFGGSALIGGKLAAPDKVVLTLVGDGGFGVNPGALATAVEQNIPVVWVVMNNSAFGTIAGLEYANYKTKFGTVFTMPDGKPYSPNWAEVAKAYGVDAIKIKSADDFKPELKKAISCNKPYLLDVPMENIVVPTPGCWNINDIYIPKPGIVNGKLLKNEKGEYQPPNHSVSHK
- a CDS encoding hydroxymethylglutaryl-CoA lyase; translation: MKLPLKVSLCEVGLRDGLQSEPKILDTLEKLKLVTGLVEAGFKVIELGSFMSPKAVPQMADTDELYRQLNNVTDVEFRALVANKKGVQRAIDCGCRKIKLNVSASKGHNIANINKTPEQTVAGFDENVSLALKNRLEVSGSISMPFGSPWEGVIPIEDVESIVESYLNVGIKEISLSDASGMATPNQVYDMCSSMKMKYPVVKWWLHFHNTRGMAIANIVAAMEAGITNFDSSIGGFGGCPFVPGAAGNVSSEDVVHMMEEMGIKTGIDVIKLLDIAMFMQDLLGHEADSYLLKAGRSKDLIK
- a CDS encoding aldehyde dehydrogenase family protein — protein: MSRMSSTEEVYAKLNQDQINEIEEKFAKADAAQRIFEKWKQEDIDRAIKAIAWKVANTQTFKELVAMSIEESKMGDPVSRENKKYKIRGVLRDALRQKSVGIIEEIHSKGIVKYAKPVGVIACVVPATNPDLTPAGNAIYALKARNAIIFSPHPRAIKTGGKTIELMREGLRQVGAPEDLIQILGQGKAKINKSMSEALNTKCDLVIATGGQGVVRRAYHSGTPAYGVGAGNATMIWDETAKDELIQASYNTMLSKTSDFGSGCSADGNVIIHHSIYDEGIKALVEVGGYLLNENEQEKVKKIMWDEECHRLADSVAQSPQTMAKLAGIEIPEDRKFLIAIGTGKYTSNYEDTWCREKLTTLLAVHKYEGEFQNAIDIVKAIHEVGGKGHSVGIYSYDENHIHRLALEAQVGRIMVRQPQSKSNAGSFTNGMPMTSSIGCGTWGGNATSENVHLQHYMNVTWVSREIPEDKPSDDELFGEFYEPYREG
- a CDS encoding LysR family transcriptional regulator; protein product: MTLQQLHYFRVLAKIQHYTKASEILLISQPSLSYAISQLEKELNVPLFEKHGKKIKLSHQGERFLNYVEKSLDILDEGTKMLKTLTDPSTGTVTLGYIYSVSSKFIPEMINKFYKNDANKLVKFSLVQNVSEYLLRDLKTNKIDLIFCPKLDKSLKSVPISKQQLYLIVSKSHPFALRKDVEISELIGEPFIHLNRNSSLRDTIDDMFEQLHIKPNIVLEAEECNAVISFVSLNLGIAIVPEIPSMSNQIVTVKIRDCVLERKIYMHWTNEKYMSPTVIKTRDFIINNYTLSK